The following proteins are co-located in the Carassius auratus strain Wakin unplaced genomic scaffold, ASM336829v1 scaf_tig00214714_1_2670353, whole genome shotgun sequence genome:
- the LOC113092817 gene encoding pentraxin fusion protein isoform X2, translated as MLPVVLFFCLFCLTPVATEVGLSGKVLLFPTETDYSYVKLTPEKPLSLSAFTLCMRVTTELQDQREIVLFAYRTQKHDELNVWREKDGLFSFYLAGVAVFFYLPPLSTFQTHVCVTWDSATGLSAFWVDGRRSSYKLFNKGHSVQPGGTILLGQDPDNYLGGFDKNQSFVGEITDVHMWDQVLSGSQIRAVYSNQEPSVPKGNVFDWNTIKYEINGNVLVVKDN; from the exons ATGTTACCCGTGGTTTTATTCTTCTGTCTCTTCTGTCTGACACCTGTGGCTACTGAAG TGGGTCTCAGTGGTAAAGTGCTTCTGTTTCCAACCGAGACCGACTACAGTTATGTTAAACTCACTCCTGAAAAGCCACTGAGTCTTTCAGCATTTACTCTGTGCATGCGTGTCACAACGGAGCTCCAGGACCAGAGGGAGATCGTTCTGTTCGCCTACCGCACACAGAAACATGACGAGCTCAACGTGTGGAGAGAGAAAGACGGCCTTTTCTCCTTCTACCTCGCTGGCGTCGCAGTGTTTTTCTACCTGCCTCCTCTCTCCACCTTCCAGACCCATGTGTGCGTCACCTGGGACTCTGCGACTGGTCTTTCTGCCTTCTGGGTGGATGGACGTCGCAGTTCATACAAGCTGTTTAATAAAGGTCACTCAGTTCAACCTGGTGGCACCATCCTGCTCGGTCAAGACCCTGATAACTACCTGGGAGGCTTTGATAAGAATCAGAGCTTTGTAGGAGAAATTACAGATGTGCACATGTGGGATCAAGTTCTCTCTGGCAGTCAGATTAGAGCAGTTTATTCAAACCAGGAACCGTCTGTGCCGAAGGGAAATGTATTTGACTGGAACACCATCAAATATGAGATTAATGGAAATGTACTAGTGGTGAAAGATAACTGA